A window of the Microplitis mediator isolate UGA2020A chromosome 5, iyMicMedi2.1, whole genome shotgun sequence genome harbors these coding sequences:
- the LOC130668861 gene encoding uncharacterized protein LOC130668861 isoform X1, translating to MYWFLRITILTTATVFCCRQSEFQCGNGRCITLNKVCNALDDCGDGSDEQRACSPCNKTYYGDVGKTYYLELHRPKEDKVPYFCKLTFNAVGGNFGDIVQLTFDSFTLGKFVSFTAEGCPDGSLQISEAQRPDVGGLWCGTSWGPAIYYSETPIVTISLRLFRLSQDQTGFNFDFRMAYKMIRKSDAVVRYGNPFVGMTQVTQPTTAVELEQLSTEYSNTTMLMSTSPLVEMVEPEQQSRDSKPVPEQQYLGDLISGTYCSRIFSDCDKKKCRLQSPNFPGLYPRNLTCYYAVRQHEIPPGKHALITVRQPRGQLIAVRARPASQAEPPPRELRLWQDCDVVQDYVTIYDGYTTRDPVILKFCGGGEPVPEATSSGAEILVEFTTSPYGTFLHPTPPHSLHGFQLEVQVKFVDADSPTYAKNKRCEFWLKGNTGGVLTSPSHTLPRNTTCLYHLRGAGPVVPSPTPPRPLPKFPETRPGTVWRKPPPKPPQPQFRVWLSILKFHIGTNPTVVPSQNAASDDDCNTTLFVWDGEMMPLSDCNDISCEKERLRYMERTGDSITTVGARPASNTSLLARYCKDRVPKTCDHAILQNTSRPCSLVEGFISSGNSLTIEIRMIESTALRPVNFRALYEFVDLHHDGEPYGSGPCSRVFYSRNRDQYPDRKFQAPRNIFLYGRGGTKNLSCVYRFEGEQDEVVKLRFNKLLNGNRTCRSVSSIDYNRFLCIGSSNFSLKVMELPWLNAAPIQRDCLCSNRSLPINIKSLSHVVEVHFTIHSMNALDDYNNIFFEGVWDFIKAVPCLQKRRVRGPSGEIKYELPLTNEDQKNCKHHPWLIDPGPGQYLYIETHGIVMNSNNSSGKCLTSNRIIVHTGGNVNVSVCPKPESDSRHNVVQVFSKGWSVEHKTMMLAPRFDPTRTIAVEFIMNEADSYSVTWLELTKRWPSSIMAIAELGESLPRDCEQRCPELNACINTSLWCDGTSHCPSGYDEALTHCSMLLRLPPLHLAIGASILVTIIGSVCFIFWRCIRRKANRSISQHRLKSISSETAIIGDGKEVIC from the exons ATGTATTGGTTTTTGCGTATTACTATTTTAACAACTGCCACAGTATTTTGCTGCCGACAAAGTGAATTCCAATGCGGGAACGGAAGATGTATTACGCTCAATAAAGTATGCAATGCCTTGGACGACTGCGGCGACGGAAGCGATGAGCAACGAGCATGCTCCC CTTGCAATAAAACTTATTACGGTGATGTGGGGAAAACTTACTACCTCGAACTCCATCGACCCAAAGAGGACAAAGTACCTTACTTCTGCAAGCTCACATTCAATGCTGTCGGTGGTAACTTTGGGGACATTGTTCAG CTGACTTTTGACAGTTTTACTCTTGGAAAATTCGTCTCTTTTACTGCGGAAGGATGTCCTGACGGATCACTGCAGATATCAGAAGCTCAGCGTCCCGACGTTGGCGGGTTGTGGTGTGGCACATCCTGGGGACCTGCAATTTACTACAGTGAAACGCCGATCGTCACCATTTCCCTCCGACTTTTTAGATTAAGCCAAGATCAAACGGGATTTAACTTTGACTTTCGTATGGCTTATAAGATGATCCGTAAATCAGACGCAGTAGTTCGATATGGAAATCCTTTTGTcg gaaTGACTCAAGTAACTCAACCGACAACAGCAGTGGAGCTGGAGCAACTCTCGACGGAATATTCAAATACAACAATGTTGATGTCGACATCGCCGCTAGTAGAAATGGTTGAACCCGAGCAGCAATCTAGAGATAGTAAACCAGTACCCGAACAACAATACCTCGGGGATCTAATTTCGGGTACATACTGCTCGCGGATATTTAGCGAttgcgataaaaaaaagtgtcgATTGCAGTCACCAAATTTTCCTGGTCTTTATCCACGTAATCTCACATGCTATTACGCT gTACGACAACATGAAATTCCACCGGGAAAACATGCCCTTATAACTGTTCGACAACCACGAGGACAACTAATTGCTGTTCGAGCCCGGCCGGCCAGCCAAGCTGAGCCACCACCTCGAGAACTTCGTCTCTGGCAAGACTGCGATGTTGTACAAGACTACGTGACTATTTACGACGGCTACACTACTCGTGATCCGGTAATCCTTAAATTCTGCGGTGGAGGTGAACCCGTCCCTGAGGCTACCAGTAGCGGCGCTGAAATTCTTGTCGAGTTTACCACTTCACCATACGGCACCTTTCTTCATCCCACTCCACCACACTCGTTACATGGATTTCAACTTGAAGTTCAA GTTAAGTTTGTTGATGCTGACTCTCCAACTTatgcaaaaaataaacgatGTGAGTTTTGGCTAAAAGGTAATACTGGCGGAGTACTAACCTCACCAAGTCATACTTTACCGAGAAACACAACTTGTCTGTATCATTTGCGCGGAGCTGGACCAGTTGTACCAAGTCCTACACCACCGAGACCACTTCCGAAATTTCCCGAGACTCGGCCTGGAACTGTATGGAGAAAGCCTCCACCCAAACCACCACAACCCCAGTTCAGAGTTTGGCTTTCGATACTAAAGTTTCACATTGGAACAAACCCCACAGTTGTTCCTTCACAGAACGCTGCCTCTGACGACGATTGCAATACCACTCTCTTCGTTTGGGATGGAGAAATGATGCCTTTATCCGATTGCAATGATATATCTTG tgAAAAAGAGAGATTGAGATATATGGAGAGAACAGGGGACTCTATAACGACAGTAGGTGCACGACCAGCCAGCAATACATCTCTATTAGCAAGATACTGTAAAGATCGAGTCCCTAAAACTTGTGACCACgctattttacaaaataccaGTCGACCCTGCTCACTTGTCGAGGGTTTTATTTCCTCTGGTAATAGCCTCACCATCGAGATACGTATGATTGAGTCTACAGCTCTCag gcCCGTAAATTTTCGTGCACTTTATGAGTTTGTGGATCTTCATCATGATGGTGAACCGTACGGCAGTGGACCGTGTTCACGGGTCTTTTACAGCAGAAATCGAGATCAGTACCCGGATCGGAAATTCCAAGCTCCgcgaaatatttttctttatggcCGAGGGggtactaaaaatttaag CTGTGTGTATCGATTCGAGGGTGAACAGGATGAAGTTGTCAAACTACGATTCAATAAGCTTCTCAATGGGAATCGAACATGTCGCAGTGTGTCCAGTATTGACTATAATCGTTTTCTCTGTATTGGCTCCAGCAATTTCTCACTCAAg gTGATGGAACTGCCTTGGTTGAATGCGGCGCCAATTCAGCGAGACTGTCTCTGCTCTAATCGATCACTACCTATAAACATAAAATCACTGTCCCACGTTGTTGAGGTGCATTTTACGATCCACTCAATGAATGCTCTGGATGattacaacaatattttctttgAGGGTGTTTGGGATTTCATAAAAGCCGTCCCGTGTCTTCAGAAGCGAAGAGTTCGTGGACCATCAGGGGAAATTAAATACGAATTACCCCTTACAAATGAAGACCAG aaaaattgcAAACACCATCCGTGGTTGATTGACCCAGGACCGGGACAATATCTGTACATAGAAACACATGGAATAGTGATGAATAGTAACAATAGCAGTGGTAAATGCTTAACCAGCAACCGTATTATCGTACACACAGGCGGAAATGTAAATGTTTCGGTCTGTCCTAAGCCTGAATCAGACTCAAGACATAATGTTGTCCAAGTGTTTAGCAAAGGTTGGTCTGTTGAGCATAAAACAATGATGCTAGCACCTCGTTTTGATCCAACCAGAACAATTGCCGttgaatttattatgaatGAAGCTGATTCTTACTCTGTTACGTGGCTTGAACTAACCAAAAgatg gcCATCATCAATAATGGCAATAGCTGAACTGGGAGAAAGTCTACCGCGTGATTGTGAGCAACGTTGTCCAGAATTGAATGCCTGTATAAATACATCATTGTGGTGTGACGGTACTTCTCACTGTCCGTCTGGTTACGATGAAGCACTTACTCACTGTTCAATGCTGTTGCGACTTCCTCCTTTACATTTGGCTATTGGTGCTTCAATACTTGTTACAATAATTGGCTCTGTGTGCTTTATCTTTTGGCGGTGTATTCGCCGAAAAGCGAACCGGTCAATTTCACAACATCGGCTTAAAAGTATATCATCAGAGACAGCTATTATTGGAGATGGAAAGGAAGTTATCTGCTGA
- the LOC130668861 gene encoding uncharacterized protein LOC130668861 isoform X2: MAYKMIRKSDAVVRYGNPFVGMTQVTQPTTAVELEQLSTEYSNTTMLMSTSPLVEMVEPEQQSRDSKPVPEQQYLGDLISGTYCSRIFSDCDKKKCRLQSPNFPGLYPRNLTCYYAVRQHEIPPGKHALITVRQPRGQLIAVRARPASQAEPPPRELRLWQDCDVVQDYVTIYDGYTTRDPVILKFCGGGEPVPEATSSGAEILVEFTTSPYGTFLHPTPPHSLHGFQLEVQVKFVDADSPTYAKNKRCEFWLKGNTGGVLTSPSHTLPRNTTCLYHLRGAGPVVPSPTPPRPLPKFPETRPGTVWRKPPPKPPQPQFRVWLSILKFHIGTNPTVVPSQNAASDDDCNTTLFVWDGEMMPLSDCNDISCEKERLRYMERTGDSITTVGARPASNTSLLARYCKDRVPKTCDHAILQNTSRPCSLVEGFISSGNSLTIEIRMIESTALRPVNFRALYEFVDLHHDGEPYGSGPCSRVFYSRNRDQYPDRKFQAPRNIFLYGRGGTKNLSCVYRFEGEQDEVVKLRFNKLLNGNRTCRSVSSIDYNRFLCIGSSNFSLKVMELPWLNAAPIQRDCLCSNRSLPINIKSLSHVVEVHFTIHSMNALDDYNNIFFEGVWDFIKAVPCLQKRRVRGPSGEIKYELPLTNEDQKNCKHHPWLIDPGPGQYLYIETHGIVMNSNNSSGKCLTSNRIIVHTGGNVNVSVCPKPESDSRHNVVQVFSKGWSVEHKTMMLAPRFDPTRTIAVEFIMNEADSYSVTWLELTKRWPSSIMAIAELGESLPRDCEQRCPELNACINTSLWCDGTSHCPSGYDEALTHCSMLLRLPPLHLAIGASILVTIIGSVCFIFWRCIRRKANRSISQHRLKSISSETAIIGDGKEVIC; the protein is encoded by the exons ATGGCTTATAAGATGATCCGTAAATCAGACGCAGTAGTTCGATATGGAAATCCTTTTGTcg gaaTGACTCAAGTAACTCAACCGACAACAGCAGTGGAGCTGGAGCAACTCTCGACGGAATATTCAAATACAACAATGTTGATGTCGACATCGCCGCTAGTAGAAATGGTTGAACCCGAGCAGCAATCTAGAGATAGTAAACCAGTACCCGAACAACAATACCTCGGGGATCTAATTTCGGGTACATACTGCTCGCGGATATTTAGCGAttgcgataaaaaaaagtgtcgATTGCAGTCACCAAATTTTCCTGGTCTTTATCCACGTAATCTCACATGCTATTACGCT gTACGACAACATGAAATTCCACCGGGAAAACATGCCCTTATAACTGTTCGACAACCACGAGGACAACTAATTGCTGTTCGAGCCCGGCCGGCCAGCCAAGCTGAGCCACCACCTCGAGAACTTCGTCTCTGGCAAGACTGCGATGTTGTACAAGACTACGTGACTATTTACGACGGCTACACTACTCGTGATCCGGTAATCCTTAAATTCTGCGGTGGAGGTGAACCCGTCCCTGAGGCTACCAGTAGCGGCGCTGAAATTCTTGTCGAGTTTACCACTTCACCATACGGCACCTTTCTTCATCCCACTCCACCACACTCGTTACATGGATTTCAACTTGAAGTTCAA GTTAAGTTTGTTGATGCTGACTCTCCAACTTatgcaaaaaataaacgatGTGAGTTTTGGCTAAAAGGTAATACTGGCGGAGTACTAACCTCACCAAGTCATACTTTACCGAGAAACACAACTTGTCTGTATCATTTGCGCGGAGCTGGACCAGTTGTACCAAGTCCTACACCACCGAGACCACTTCCGAAATTTCCCGAGACTCGGCCTGGAACTGTATGGAGAAAGCCTCCACCCAAACCACCACAACCCCAGTTCAGAGTTTGGCTTTCGATACTAAAGTTTCACATTGGAACAAACCCCACAGTTGTTCCTTCACAGAACGCTGCCTCTGACGACGATTGCAATACCACTCTCTTCGTTTGGGATGGAGAAATGATGCCTTTATCCGATTGCAATGATATATCTTG tgAAAAAGAGAGATTGAGATATATGGAGAGAACAGGGGACTCTATAACGACAGTAGGTGCACGACCAGCCAGCAATACATCTCTATTAGCAAGATACTGTAAAGATCGAGTCCCTAAAACTTGTGACCACgctattttacaaaataccaGTCGACCCTGCTCACTTGTCGAGGGTTTTATTTCCTCTGGTAATAGCCTCACCATCGAGATACGTATGATTGAGTCTACAGCTCTCag gcCCGTAAATTTTCGTGCACTTTATGAGTTTGTGGATCTTCATCATGATGGTGAACCGTACGGCAGTGGACCGTGTTCACGGGTCTTTTACAGCAGAAATCGAGATCAGTACCCGGATCGGAAATTCCAAGCTCCgcgaaatatttttctttatggcCGAGGGggtactaaaaatttaag CTGTGTGTATCGATTCGAGGGTGAACAGGATGAAGTTGTCAAACTACGATTCAATAAGCTTCTCAATGGGAATCGAACATGTCGCAGTGTGTCCAGTATTGACTATAATCGTTTTCTCTGTATTGGCTCCAGCAATTTCTCACTCAAg gTGATGGAACTGCCTTGGTTGAATGCGGCGCCAATTCAGCGAGACTGTCTCTGCTCTAATCGATCACTACCTATAAACATAAAATCACTGTCCCACGTTGTTGAGGTGCATTTTACGATCCACTCAATGAATGCTCTGGATGattacaacaatattttctttgAGGGTGTTTGGGATTTCATAAAAGCCGTCCCGTGTCTTCAGAAGCGAAGAGTTCGTGGACCATCAGGGGAAATTAAATACGAATTACCCCTTACAAATGAAGACCAG aaaaattgcAAACACCATCCGTGGTTGATTGACCCAGGACCGGGACAATATCTGTACATAGAAACACATGGAATAGTGATGAATAGTAACAATAGCAGTGGTAAATGCTTAACCAGCAACCGTATTATCGTACACACAGGCGGAAATGTAAATGTTTCGGTCTGTCCTAAGCCTGAATCAGACTCAAGACATAATGTTGTCCAAGTGTTTAGCAAAGGTTGGTCTGTTGAGCATAAAACAATGATGCTAGCACCTCGTTTTGATCCAACCAGAACAATTGCCGttgaatttattatgaatGAAGCTGATTCTTACTCTGTTACGTGGCTTGAACTAACCAAAAgatg gcCATCATCAATAATGGCAATAGCTGAACTGGGAGAAAGTCTACCGCGTGATTGTGAGCAACGTTGTCCAGAATTGAATGCCTGTATAAATACATCATTGTGGTGTGACGGTACTTCTCACTGTCCGTCTGGTTACGATGAAGCACTTACTCACTGTTCAATGCTGTTGCGACTTCCTCCTTTACATTTGGCTATTGGTGCTTCAATACTTGTTACAATAATTGGCTCTGTGTGCTTTATCTTTTGGCGGTGTATTCGCCGAAAAGCGAACCGGTCAATTTCACAACATCGGCTTAAAAGTATATCATCAGAGACAGCTATTATTGGAGATGGAAAGGAAGTTATCTGCTGA